A genomic segment from Nocardia cyriacigeorgica GUH-2 encodes:
- a CDS encoding membrane protein → MTASTDEPTRYLAAAVHLDDELADALVEEYLAEPKRAVPPSPGVDAVTVLREATAAQWRRRTLNLVLVGLLILTLVFSPLLVLAWLVSGLSWRLCAAIVTRLAQSRVEANWFLADRRRQWSVTALAWAVITTLSTALPSLALESIGEPILTPPDSALATVFMLITLALLTVMLCLLIARHYLPWQVASTWYGYGRFQPDAPPREAAITASAPYADRLRRISQDQLRRAQDSSGEIVVYRGHRPFVGAGARVRSWSSALELYASSATTDSAESARATPVPTFEPRELQDFVTADLTTLRRAPTLTPGWRFADLGVTSWALLSPADLLHNPSARALLSRLDAGAEPELNAEDWTALTNESPEWLRYYRCFRLDGWARQLAVSGFLHVGCEERMLVLEWHGFVLAPIAPEFRRVDSPPSMLELRTLWTAAGDLALLPTTVPGRVVDVVRGLIARRRGGGTWTTPAEAEQVFGSAASIRELAAGSELANLFQETDCDRYLKILEQRVLDSVHRFLREKGIAAKGFSDMVKQINNSTVINNSNVIAGNIGGMGNSGSVQAGTPATN, encoded by the coding sequence ATGACGGCATCGACCGACGAGCCCACCCGCTACCTGGCGGCCGCGGTGCACCTCGACGACGAGCTGGCCGACGCGTTGGTCGAGGAATATCTGGCGGAGCCGAAACGGGCGGTCCCGCCATCGCCGGGCGTCGACGCGGTCACCGTGCTGCGCGAAGCCACGGCAGCGCAGTGGCGCCGGCGCACCCTCAACCTCGTGCTGGTCGGCCTGCTGATCCTGACCCTCGTGTTCTCGCCACTGCTGGTACTCGCCTGGCTGGTCTCCGGGCTCAGCTGGCGGCTGTGCGCGGCGATCGTGACCCGGTTGGCCCAGAGCCGAGTCGAGGCCAACTGGTTCCTCGCCGATCGGCGCCGGCAGTGGAGCGTAACCGCGCTGGCCTGGGCGGTGATCACCACGCTGTCGACCGCGCTGCCGTCCCTGGCGCTGGAGTCGATCGGCGAGCCGATCCTCACCCCACCCGACTCCGCCCTCGCCACCGTCTTCATGCTGATCACCCTGGCCCTACTGACGGTGATGCTCTGCCTGCTGATCGCGCGGCACTATCTGCCCTGGCAGGTCGCCTCTACCTGGTACGGCTACGGACGGTTCCAACCCGATGCCCCGCCGCGCGAAGCCGCCATCACCGCGAGCGCGCCCTATGCCGACAGGCTGCGCCGCATCAGTCAGGATCAGCTGCGGCGGGCACAGGACAGTTCGGGCGAAATCGTGGTCTATCGCGGCCACCGGCCGTTCGTCGGCGCCGGCGCCCGAGTCCGTTCCTGGTCGTCGGCACTCGAGCTGTACGCGAGCTCAGCGACAACCGATTCGGCTGAGAGCGCGCGGGCCACCCCGGTACCGACCTTCGAACCCCGCGAACTCCAGGATTTCGTCACCGCGGATCTGACGACGTTGCGCCGGGCGCCGACGCTGACCCCCGGCTGGCGTTTCGCCGACCTCGGGGTGACCAGCTGGGCGCTCCTGTCACCGGCCGATCTGCTGCACAATCCGTCCGCGCGGGCGTTGCTGAGCCGGCTCGATGCCGGCGCCGAACCGGAGCTGAACGCCGAGGACTGGACGGCGCTGACCAACGAATCCCCGGAATGGCTGCGCTATTACCGCTGCTTCCGGTTGGACGGCTGGGCCCGCCAACTCGCGGTGTCGGGCTTTCTGCACGTCGGCTGCGAGGAGCGGATGCTGGTGCTGGAGTGGCACGGATTCGTGCTCGCGCCCATCGCGCCCGAGTTCCGCCGCGTCGATTCCCCGCCCAGCATGCTGGAACTACGCACCCTGTGGACCGCAGCCGGGGATCTGGCGCTGCTACCGACCACCGTGCCCGGCCGCGTCGTCGATGTGGTCCGCGGTCTGATCGCCCGCCGCCGCGGCGGCGGCACCTGGACCACTCCGGCCGAGGCGGAGCAGGTATTCGGCTCCGCGGCCAGCATTCGCGAACTGGCGGCGGGCAGCGAACTCGCCAACCTGTTCCAGGAGACCGACTGCGACCGTTACCTGAAGATCCTGGAGCAGCGCGTCCTCGACTCCGTGCACCGGTTCCTGCGGGAAAAGGGCATCGCCGCCAAGGGATTCAGCGACATGGTCAAGCAGATCAACAACTCGACCGTCATCAACAACTCGAACGTCATCGCCGGAAACATCGGCGGTATGGGCAATTCCGGGTCGGTGCAGGCCGGCACCCCGGCAACGAACTAG
- a CDS encoding AMP-binding protein — MNTDPQITEVDLLHREPLAVDMLIRSLELYADRTAVHIGDEQLTYRQVREQISKFAQAYASLGLGIGSPVAILSANRPEVLFTQGANAVTGVRFAALHPMGSLDDHAYVLQDAGIETLIYDPDKYEERAAALAERVPELKNLLAFGPTEAGTDLLAAADAFEPGPLVAPDVAPGDTVSLAYTGGTTGKSKGVMLSFRGGATLLRIQMTEWQWPQEVRFLVCTPLSHAGGAFWNPTSLQGGSIVVLPGFDPATVLATIEKYRITSTMLVPTMLYALLDYPDLDKYDLSSLETVFYGASAISPTRLAEAIEKFGPIFFQFYGQAECPMTISVLRKEDHDLAVPERLASCGRPVPWLHVALLDDAGNEVPAGEPGEICVRGPLVMKGYLNKPEQTAEATEHDWLHTGDIARRDADGYLYIVDRKKDMIVTGGFNVFPREVEDVLSAHPAVSAAAVIGVPDDKWGEAVKAVVVLRSGREVAVEELQALVKERKGAVYTPKSIDFADSIPLSPLGKPDKKALRAQYWTDGARQVN, encoded by the coding sequence ATGAACACTGATCCGCAGATCACCGAGGTCGATCTCCTCCATCGGGAGCCGTTGGCGGTCGATATGCTCATCCGCTCGCTCGAGCTGTACGCCGATCGGACCGCGGTGCATATCGGGGACGAGCAGCTGACCTATCGGCAGGTGCGCGAGCAGATCAGCAAGTTCGCGCAGGCCTACGCCTCGCTGGGGCTGGGTATCGGCAGCCCGGTGGCCATTCTGTCGGCCAATCGTCCCGAGGTGCTGTTCACCCAGGGCGCCAATGCGGTGACCGGTGTCCGCTTCGCCGCGCTGCACCCGATGGGTTCGCTCGACGATCACGCCTACGTGCTGCAAGACGCCGGCATCGAGACCCTCATCTACGACCCGGACAAGTACGAGGAACGCGCCGCCGCGCTGGCCGAGCGGGTTCCGGAGTTGAAGAACCTGCTGGCCTTCGGTCCGACCGAGGCGGGCACCGATCTGCTGGCCGCCGCCGACGCCTTCGAGCCGGGTCCGCTGGTGGCCCCCGACGTCGCGCCCGGCGACACCGTCAGCCTCGCCTACACCGGCGGCACCACCGGCAAATCCAAGGGCGTGATGCTCAGCTTCCGCGGTGGCGCGACGCTGCTGCGGATCCAGATGACCGAATGGCAGTGGCCGCAGGAGGTGCGGTTCCTGGTCTGCACGCCGCTCAGCCACGCCGGCGGAGCGTTCTGGAACCCGACCAGCCTGCAAGGCGGTTCCATCGTGGTGCTGCCCGGTTTCGATCCGGCGACCGTGCTGGCCACCATCGAGAAGTACCGCATCACCTCGACGATGCTGGTGCCGACCATGCTGTACGCCCTGCTCGACTACCCCGACCTGGACAAATACGATCTGTCGAGCCTGGAGACGGTCTTCTACGGCGCCTCGGCCATCTCGCCGACCCGGCTGGCCGAGGCGATCGAGAAGTTCGGCCCGATCTTCTTCCAGTTCTACGGCCAGGCCGAATGCCCGATGACGATCTCGGTGCTGCGCAAGGAAGACCACGACCTCGCCGTGCCGGAACGGCTGGCCAGCTGTGGCCGGCCGGTGCCGTGGCTGCATGTCGCGCTGCTCGACGACGCGGGCAACGAGGTCCCGGCCGGGGAGCCCGGCGAGATCTGTGTGCGCGGACCGCTGGTGATGAAGGGCTATCTGAACAAGCCCGAACAGACAGCCGAGGCCACCGAACACGACTGGCTGCACACCGGTGACATCGCCCGCCGCGACGCCGACGGCTACCTCTACATCGTCGACCGCAAGAAGGACATGATCGTCACCGGCGGCTTCAATGTCTTTCCGCGCGAAGTGGAGGACGTGCTGTCGGCGCACCCGGCCGTCAGCGCGGCGGCCGTCATCGGTGTGCCCGACGACAAGTGGGGCGAGGCCGTGAAGGCGGTGGTGGTGCTGCGTTCGGGCCGCGAGGTGGCGGTGGAGGAGTTGCAGGCGCTGGTGAAGGAACGCAAGGGCGCGGTCTACACGCCCAAGTCGATCGACTTCGCCGACAGCATTCCGCTCAGCCCGCTGGGCAAGCCCGACAAGAAAGCCCTGCGCGCGCAGTACTGGACCGACGGCGCCCGCCAGGTGAACTGA
- a CDS encoding TetR/AcrR family transcriptional regulator has product MSRGLSTETAPAGQPETALPTDQRLILAAERLFAERGIDAVSLRAVMSAAGANVASVHYHFGSKDALVEALLEQRGGQVSQRRAELLDSIEASGDPSARTLAEAFVRPVAEQIAAGGTAWVTIVAGIIGSRHPALSRITEGFAPQARRFTSLLGAIYPGVPARTIRFRLTQAMSLTFQALGDLDALRDMLALSGTRLSPDEVMEELIDMVTAILAGPPDR; this is encoded by the coding sequence GTGAGCCGAGGACTTTCGACGGAAACCGCGCCGGCCGGGCAACCCGAGACCGCGCTGCCCACCGACCAGCGCCTGATCCTCGCCGCCGAACGGCTGTTCGCCGAGCGCGGGATCGACGCGGTGTCGTTGCGGGCGGTGATGTCGGCGGCCGGCGCGAACGTCGCCTCGGTGCACTACCACTTCGGGTCCAAGGACGCGCTGGTCGAGGCCCTGCTCGAGCAGCGCGGCGGGCAGGTCTCCCAGCGGCGCGCCGAATTGCTCGACAGCATCGAGGCTTCCGGCGATCCGAGCGCGCGCACGCTGGCCGAGGCGTTCGTGCGTCCGGTGGCCGAGCAGATCGCCGCGGGCGGCACCGCCTGGGTCACCATCGTCGCGGGCATCATCGGCAGCCGTCATCCCGCGCTGTCGCGGATCACCGAGGGTTTCGCACCGCAGGCGCGCCGGTTCACCTCGCTGCTGGGGGCGATCTATCCCGGCGTGCCCGCCCGGACCATTCGATTCCGGCTGACCCAGGCGATGAGCCTGACCTTCCAGGCCCTCGGCGATCTCGACGCACTGCGCGACATGCTCGCGCTCAGCGGCACGCGGCTCTCGCCCGACGAGGTGATGGAAGAGCTGATCGATATGGTCACCGCGATCCTCGCCGGGCCGCCGGATCGCTGA
- a CDS encoding lipid-transfer protein: MSQRAFVIGVGMTKFEKIASRDWQYPDMVAEAVNAALADAGIDYGQVQRAAVGYVFQPSTAGQRALYDVGLTGIPMVNVNNNCATGSTALMLAREWVQAGLVDVALAVGFEQMTKEAMAGSGKPAVSTIDRHIAVLKSTNGFGTAPLTAQFFGAAAAEHMRRYGTTREQLAGVAVKNHEHSTRNPYAQFQDAYTLEQVLGDKPVHDPLTRSQCSPMSDGSAAAIVVSEAFVREHGLADRAVEILGQALATDDTSSFATESMIDVVGAPMTRKAATEVFDSTGTTIDEVDVIELHDCFSINELITYEALGMCAPGESGSLIDAGATTYGGRWVVNPSGGLISKGHPLGATGLAQCAELTWQLRGEAGPRQVEGARRALAHNLGLGGAVVVTLYGAPTPLD; encoded by the coding sequence GTGAGTCAGCGAGCCTTCGTCATCGGCGTCGGGATGACGAAATTCGAGAAGATCGCCAGCCGGGACTGGCAGTACCCCGACATGGTCGCCGAGGCGGTGAACGCGGCGCTGGCCGACGCGGGCATCGACTACGGCCAGGTGCAGCGCGCCGCGGTCGGCTACGTCTTCCAGCCGTCCACCGCGGGACAGCGCGCGCTTTACGACGTGGGGCTCACCGGGATTCCGATGGTGAACGTCAACAACAACTGCGCCACCGGGTCCACCGCGTTGATGCTGGCGCGCGAATGGGTGCAGGCCGGGCTGGTGGACGTGGCGCTGGCCGTCGGCTTCGAGCAGATGACCAAGGAGGCCATGGCCGGTTCGGGCAAGCCCGCGGTCAGCACCATCGACCGCCATATCGCGGTCCTGAAGTCCACCAACGGTTTCGGCACCGCCCCGTTGACCGCCCAGTTCTTCGGCGCGGCGGCGGCCGAGCACATGCGCCGCTACGGCACCACCCGCGAACAGCTCGCCGGCGTCGCGGTGAAGAACCACGAGCACTCAACCCGCAACCCGTACGCCCAGTTCCAGGACGCCTACACCCTCGAGCAGGTGCTCGGCGACAAACCGGTGCACGACCCGCTCACCCGCTCGCAGTGCTCACCGATGTCGGACGGTTCGGCCGCCGCGATCGTCGTCAGCGAGGCGTTCGTGCGCGAACACGGTCTCGCCGATCGCGCCGTGGAGATCCTGGGCCAGGCGCTGGCCACCGACGACACCTCGTCGTTCGCGACCGAATCCATGATCGACGTGGTCGGTGCCCCGATGACGCGCAAAGCCGCCACCGAGGTCTTCGACTCCACCGGCACCACCATCGACGAGGTCGATGTGATCGAACTGCACGACTGCTTCTCGATCAACGAGCTCATCACCTACGAAGCCCTCGGCATGTGCGCGCCCGGCGAATCGGGGTCGCTGATCGATGCCGGTGCGACGACCTACGGCGGACGCTGGGTGGTCAACCCGTCCGGCGGGCTGATCTCCAAGGGTCATCCGCTCGGGGCCACCGGCCTGGCCCAGTGCGCGGAGTTGACCTGGCAGTTGCGTGGCGAGGCCGGGCCGCGTCAGGTCGAGGGCGCCCGCCGGGCGCTGGCCCACAATCTCGGGCTCGGTGGCGCGGTGGTCGTCACGCTCTACGGTGCTCCCACCCCGCTCGATTAG
- a CDS encoding thiolase domain-containing protein yields the protein MRTAVIGIGQSKQAKKREVSIGGLVRESVDAALTDAGLDHRDIDAIVLSKTPDLFDGVMNPELYLADAMGARGLPVTRVFTGGSVGGHAAIYGAHLVQAGLARRVLVVAYSKESEGDFTWALSRGLPFSANLGAGAGGHFAPVIREYIRRSGAPEHIGWQVAVNHRLNATRNPYAHIQRPDITVEQVRESPMLWDPIRYLESCPSSDGSCAVVIAGEADAEHNPQPPAWIHGMAWRTETGHFAGRDEVNPEAGRQCAAEAYRQAGITDPAREIDVAELYIPYSWYEPMWLENIGLAEAGNGWKMVDSGRTAFDGELPVNPSGGVLSGNPTGATGLLRFAEAALQVRGTAGAHQVPDARRAIGHAMGGASQFHALWVVGSDRPEP from the coding sequence ATGAGAACCGCGGTCATCGGCATCGGACAGAGCAAACAGGCCAAGAAGCGTGAGGTCAGCATCGGCGGGCTGGTGCGCGAATCGGTCGACGCCGCCCTCACCGACGCGGGGCTGGACCACCGCGATATCGACGCCATCGTGCTGTCGAAGACGCCGGACCTGTTCGACGGCGTGATGAATCCCGAGCTGTATCTCGCCGACGCCATGGGCGCGCGTGGCCTACCGGTCACCCGGGTGTTCACCGGCGGCAGCGTCGGCGGGCACGCCGCGATCTACGGTGCGCATCTAGTGCAGGCCGGGCTGGCGCGACGGGTGCTGGTGGTGGCCTATTCCAAGGAATCCGAGGGCGATTTCACCTGGGCGCTCTCGCGCGGACTGCCGTTCAGCGCCAATCTCGGCGCCGGCGCGGGCGGGCATTTCGCCCCGGTCATCCGCGAGTACATCCGCCGCTCCGGTGCGCCCGAACACATCGGCTGGCAGGTCGCGGTCAACCATCGGCTCAATGCGACGCGCAATCCGTACGCCCATATCCAGCGCCCGGATATCACCGTGGAGCAGGTGCGGGAATCGCCGATGCTGTGGGATCCGATCCGGTATCTGGAATCGTGCCCGTCCTCGGACGGTTCGTGCGCGGTGGTGATCGCGGGCGAAGCCGACGCCGAGCACAATCCGCAGCCGCCGGCCTGGATCCACGGCATGGCCTGGCGCACCGAGACCGGCCATTTCGCCGGACGCGACGAGGTGAACCCGGAAGCGGGCAGGCAGTGCGCGGCCGAGGCGTACCGGCAGGCCGGCATCACCGATCCGGCCCGCGAGATCGACGTCGCCGAGCTCTACATCCCCTACAGCTGGTATGAGCCGATGTGGCTGGAGAACATCGGGCTGGCCGAGGCCGGAAACGGCTGGAAGATGGTCGATTCCGGGCGCACGGCCTTCGACGGTGAACTGCCGGTCAATCCGTCGGGCGGGGTGCTGTCGGGCAATCCCACCGGCGCCACCGGTCTGCTGCGGTTCGCCGAGGCCGCGCTCCAGGTCCGCGGTACCGCGGGCGCCCATCAGGTGCCGGACGCAAGGCGCGCTATCGGGCACGCGATGGGCGGCGCCTCGCAATTCCATGCCCTCTGGGTCGTCGGCAGTGACCGGCCCGAGCCCTGA
- a CDS encoding LIPID TRANSFER PROTEIN/KETO ACYL-COA THIOLASE LTP4, whose translation MREVGIVAFAQSPCAAADRRHDMAEILLPVIRRALDSAGITRDEVDFFASGSHDFFEGRTFAYIESLDAVGAWPPISESHVEMDAAWACYEAWSWLQLGEGDIAVVYGIGRGSLPQDLDQVMAAQLDPYFLAPLRPHRDALAALQAAALIEAGAVSEHQLAEVVSRSLAAATGNPAAQKSGAYPVEELLAAPYIASPLRAHDVGPAGDAAAVVVLAAGDTARRLAERPAWVRGADHRMDSHYPGTRDLTRADTVGAAAARAAELAGFCATQVDIAELHCEYSYQEPLLASTLGLDGARINPGGGPLAGRPATATGLIRIGEAAQHILDGHADRTLAHATNGPALQQNLICLMEGDR comes from the coding sequence ATGCGTGAGGTGGGTATCGTCGCCTTCGCTCAGTCGCCGTGCGCGGCCGCCGATCGGCGTCACGATATGGCCGAGATCCTGCTGCCGGTGATCCGCCGCGCGCTCGACTCCGCAGGCATCACCCGCGACGAGGTGGATTTCTTCGCCTCGGGCAGCCACGACTTCTTCGAAGGCCGCACCTTCGCCTATATCGAATCGCTCGACGCGGTGGGTGCGTGGCCACCGATCTCGGAATCGCATGTCGAGATGGACGCGGCCTGGGCCTGCTACGAGGCGTGGAGCTGGTTGCAGCTCGGCGAAGGCGATATCGCGGTGGTCTACGGCATCGGTCGCGGGTCCTTGCCACAGGACCTCGATCAGGTGATGGCCGCGCAGCTGGATCCGTATTTCCTCGCACCCCTGCGGCCGCACCGCGACGCCCTCGCCGCGCTCCAGGCGGCCGCGCTCATCGAGGCCGGTGCGGTGAGTGAACATCAACTGGCCGAAGTGGTTTCGCGCAGTCTCGCCGCGGCTACCGGCAACCCCGCCGCGCAGAAATCCGGCGCCTATCCGGTGGAGGAGCTGCTCGCGGCGCCCTACATCGCGTCGCCGTTGCGCGCCCACGATGTGGGACCGGCGGGCGATGCGGCGGCGGTGGTGGTGCTCGCCGCCGGTGATACCGCGCGCAGGCTGGCCGAGCGTCCCGCGTGGGTGCGCGGCGCCGATCACCGGATGGACAGCCACTATCCGGGCACCCGTGATCTCACCCGAGCCGACACCGTCGGCGCCGCCGCAGCACGAGCCGCAGAGCTCGCCGGATTCTGCGCGACCCAGGTCGATATCGCCGAATTGCACTGTGAATACAGCTATCAGGAGCCACTGCTGGCGAGCACGCTCGGCCTCGACGGCGCCCGGATCAATCCCGGCGGCGGACCATTGGCCGGACGGCCGGCGACCGCGACCGGGCTGATCCGCATCGGTGAGGCCGCCCAGCACATCCTCGACGGCCACGCCGACCGCACCCTCGCCCACGCCACCAACGGCCCTGCGCTCCAGCAGAACCTGATCTGCCTGATGGAGGGAGATCGATGA
- a CDS encoding Zn-ribbon domain-containing OB-fold protein has translation MSTLPEPVTEFTNPFRMDYTYVAGVGRSVFLRGLSQRRLLARRCPGCAQVYLPPPEFCSRCLTELSEPFELPGDGTISTFCVVNFPFPGQVFTPPYVVAYIQVRGADTRLMHLIQEIEPSRVHIGMAVEPVWSADDELDTSMNAIRYYRPIPSSQTRTEAGVSDA, from the coding sequence ATGAGCACCCTGCCCGAGCCCGTCACCGAGTTCACCAATCCGTTCCGGATGGACTACACCTACGTCGCGGGCGTGGGCCGTTCGGTGTTCCTGCGTGGACTGTCGCAGCGCCGGCTGCTCGCGCGGCGCTGCCCGGGCTGCGCGCAGGTGTATCTGCCGCCGCCGGAGTTCTGCTCGCGCTGCCTGACCGAGCTGTCCGAACCGTTCGAACTGCCCGGCGACGGGACCATCTCGACCTTCTGCGTGGTGAATTTCCCGTTCCCGGGCCAGGTCTTCACCCCGCCCTACGTGGTGGCTTATATCCAGGTGCGCGGCGCGGACACCCGGTTGATGCATCTGATCCAGGAGATCGAGCCGAGCCGGGTGCACATCGGGATGGCCGTCGAACCGGTCTGGTCTGCCGACGACGAACTCGACACGTCGATGAATGCGATTCGGTACTACCGGCCCATTCCATCCAGCCAAACCCGCACCGAGGCAGGAGTTTCCGATGCGTGA
- a CDS encoding DNA-binding protein — MTAETPHDSLTAPYSLEFPFNRTVGPTIGVFLGGLREGRLFGSTTDRGTVLCPAAEFDPVTARATGELVELPATGTVRHWTWVPHRAGDDLPHAYAWAFISIDGTEGCLFHAVDTGGDPARMTSGLRVVPRWRAERVGSIRDIVCFEPVDS; from the coding sequence ATGACAGCCGAAACACCGCACGACAGCCTGACCGCGCCCTACAGCCTGGAATTTCCGTTCAACCGGACGGTCGGCCCGACCATCGGGGTCTTCCTCGGCGGCCTGCGCGAGGGCAGGCTGTTCGGGTCCACCACCGATCGCGGCACCGTGCTGTGCCCGGCCGCGGAATTCGATCCGGTCACCGCCCGGGCGACCGGCGAGCTGGTCGAGCTGCCCGCGACGGGAACGGTGCGGCACTGGACCTGGGTGCCGCACCGCGCCGGCGACGACCTCCCGCACGCCTACGCCTGGGCTTTCATCAGCATCGACGGCACCGAGGGTTGCCTGTTCCATGCCGTCGACACCGGCGGCGACCCCGCGCGCATGACCTCGGGCCTGCGGGTCGTCCCGCGCTGGCGCGCCGAGCGGGTGGGCAGTATCCGCGACATCGTCTGTTTCGAGCCGGTGGATTCATGA